TTGCAATCATCGTAATTCTAATCAATATCTATGTTGAAAAGATTAGAAAATAAATATTTAAGAAAAGAAGAAGCAAATGAGGAATTTAAGATTCCTCTTCAATGTCACATGGCTTGATCCACTCTTCTTCACCTTTTACCAAGGTTTGAATTGCATCTATAATGCAATGTGGATTCCAGCCAACTACAGCATCGGCCTTTTCAACTATTTCTTCCACAACATATTCCACACCAAATGAGCGAACAAAAAGCAATGGAATATCATATTCCTGTGATTTATCAATCAATTCATCACATATTTCCTTATTTTGATGATAAAGGCCATAAAGCAACACAATTATATCTATTTTTTCAAATAATTCATCATTCAACTCATCATCTTGAGTATTGTATTCATCCCATTTGAACTCCTTTTGACTGTTTATCCTTTCCTTGTAGAATTCATATTCATTGTAGGAATCAATCCCTTTGCTTATAAGAAGATTATAAACCTTATTTTGACTTTCATTTGACATAAAAATCACTTTTTAATTGAGTAATTAAAAATTAAAAATTAAAAATTAATATTTGGAAATAATTTTTATAAATAATAAAATTATAACAATAGTTATATTATTGATTAAAAAAATATAAAAAGAATCATTTATCCAAATTGATTCTTTCTGTTGCAGTGTAAAGGTTAAATCTGTCACCACGTACAAAACCAACCATAGTGATGTTTCCCTTTTCTGCAATGTCATAACCTGATCCTGCAGGAGCTGCATTTGAAACCAATATAGGAATACCTACCCTAACGACTTTTATTAGCATATCTGCAGGCATTCTTCCACTATAGCACACATAACATTTGGATAAGTCAAATCCTGCTTTAGCTGCTGCACCGATTACCTTATCAACTGCCACATGCCGGCTTACATCTTCACGGGTAATGAACTGGTCCCCATAAACCAATTGTGCAACATGAACACTACCCGTCTCTTGCCAAATTTCCGCCTTAGCTGTGAGCCTTTTCATGTTTTCAATTATTTCAGTTGCATTTACTACCAAGTCAGATTCTATCGGTTCAATTGATTTAAGTTCAGTTCTCCATCCTCCCGCACTATCTGACATTACCCCCTGATATTCCAAAAGTCTGCAGGCACAGGCATGTTTAGCTCCGCCTTCCTTTTCCTGAACCAAATCATCACTTTCAAGGTCCATTTCCGGAGTGTGCATATGGACAGTTTTGATGATTACCTTCTTGTCATCAACTTCAATGCTCTCAATCTCATCAACAGATTTTACCAATCCATCACCTAAGCAATATCCGACGGCGAAATCATCCAAATCTGCAGGATATGTGGAAAATTTACGTGGCTGGAGGAAGTCTATATAGAAATATATGTTTTCATCCTCAACAGTTTCTTCCTCAACATGCTCATACTTTCCATTTTCCCATCTGATTGCAGGGATTTTCTTAATGAACTCCATATTCCTCACCTTAAACAAATAAAATATAAATAATTATCTTAATTTCAGTTATTTTTTATTCCCAATATAATTTATAACAATAGTTATATTTATAAATTTATATTAAATCTTATTTAAAATGTCGAATGTTTCCTCTGCCTCTCTTTCACTTGCAATTCCAACAGTGACCATATCGGCAAAATCCAATGTATTCAGGAAATTGAAAGCCTCCTTCGGTCTTTGGATTCCGACAGCAAGAATCTTATTGATGATAATCTTCTTATCAATTTTATCAAGCATTCCTTTCAATTCATCCTGCTTATCAGACCTGAAATCTGGAATGTCCATCATGTATCCAAGCTTGTTTACTGGAATCATATAGAAGTCAAAAAGGCTTTTATCTTCAAGAATAGGGGAATCAATTAGTTCTCCACTTGTTTTGAATGGGAAAGATGTGATTATTCCTGCTGGAACACCTGCACCATTGATCTCATCCAATATCTCAGTTATGAAATCCCAATCATAGGTATCAACCAAGAACTCATCAACAAGCATCACAGAGTTATCAAACTGTGCCAAATTTTCAATGTCTTCCTTCCAAGTAGCTTCCATCTTTGCCTGTTCATAATTAGGGAATACATAATCCATTTCTGTCTTTCCGATTGTGGAAACAGATTGCATTTCAACTCCATTGTCACAAGCTATTTTGAATGCCTTCAAGAGATTTTCCTTGTTTGCCAAGTTGATGGACTTTACACCACATTCATATGACTTTTCGATTATCTTGCTAACATTGTTTGGGTTTCTAAGCAAATCTAAATTATATAAGCGAGTCCTATGGCCAAAATAGGCATCAGCTAAAAATGGAGCATTTCCCAAAACTACACGAGGGATTGATTTTCCTTTAAATTCTAAATCTTCATTAAAAATAATAAACACGACCTAAATTGAAATTGAATAAAAATTTTTATAAATATATGATTTCATTAATTCTAAAATAATTTTAAATCTAAATAAAAATTTAATTTAAATAATTATTATATTTATCGAAAAATAGTTAAAAATAGAGAAAAAATAGATTAAAAAAAGAAAAGGATAATAAGTTAAAAAGTTGAAATCATTCATTTAAAATTCTTTCCACTTCATCCTTGTGTTCAAACAATACACAGCCTCCTTCATGGTCATCCAAAAGGATACCACCATCACGAAGAGACTTGAACAATTTGGAATCCAATGCTTCAAGAAGAGAGGAATCTCTAACATTAATATCAGAATACGGTGAAGCAGGACACGGTTCAGCACCACCATGGGAATTTATATGGAAAAATCCTCTTCCTGCTGCTAAACAGCCTCCAGAGGTCTTTTCATCGCCAGGAAATGATAAGAACAACATATCATCATACTCTTTTCTAAGAAGTTCAAGCTCATCCAATAGCAAATCTCTCTCATCATCACCAGGAGCAAGTTCTATTGTTTCCTCATTTACTGGAACATATTCAATGAAAAATATCACTTTGCATCCAAAATCCCTTAGCTGATTGATATAATCCCTTGAGAGCAAATTGGATAGATTGCCTTTTGTAAAGGTAAGAGAAGACCCAAATATAAGATTGTTCTTTCTCATCAATTCCATTGAATTCAATAGCTGATTGTAAACTCCTTCTCCTCTTCTTAGATCAGTTATCTCTTCGTCTCCTTCAATGGAAAATATAGGAACAAGATTTCTGTTTCCATCAAATAATCTTAAATAATCATTATTCAACAATGTCCCATTTGTAAATATTGGGAATAGAATCTCTGGAAAATTGCTTGCTTTTATGATAACATCCTCTCTTATCATTGGCTCTCCGCCAGCAAGAACAATAAAGCTAATTCCAAGGTCTTTTGCTTGAGCGAAGATATCTTCCCATTCATCACCACTTAATTGGTTTAAAGGTTCATCATCATTGCATGCATCATTCGCTCTTGAATAGCATCCAGTGCAATGCAAATTGCAACTGCTTGTAATGCTTGCAATTAAGAAAATAGGAATATGCTTACCATCCTTGCTATAGCTATCTCTAATTGCAGTAGCCTTTCTTGTATGCTTTGCAAACTTAGCAAGAAACAAGCTTTCCTTAGGATTCCTGAAAGTAGCTTTAATCGCGTCCTTAACAATTATTTCTGCTCCTTCAGCAAGATATTCCTCTAAATTAAAATTATCCTCAACCATCATTTCACCTTCACACAATCCAATAGGAAGTTTGCATGCTCTTCCGCTTCCTCAAAGAAATTTTCTAATGTACTTTCTGGAATGTCATCATATTTTGCACATATTTCAAGAAGCAAATAAATTGGAAAACTATAATATTCCTTAGCCAAAAGTTCAGGATTGCAATCTTCTCTAATAATACCATTTTCCTTTAAGATACTGAAGAATCCTTTCCAAAATATCAATGGCTTGACAAGAATCTCATTCTGGAAAAAGAGCCTTATCTTATCATTATGATTCATCTGTATAAAGATCAATTTCCAAATCTTTAGATTTCTCTCCTCACTGAACATTACCTTGATGGCTTCAGAACCCCTATGATAGAACAGTTCCGGGTTTTTGATTAAAATTTCATTGTCTGCAGTCAAGTTCAAGTCTCCATTATTCAGCAATTCATCATATTCAAAAAGGTTTCTTAAGTAATTAAATATATCCATTAATATCGCTTCTTTAGATGAATAGTGACTGTATATTGAACTTTTCCTAATACCCACTTCATCTGCAATCTCTCTAAGTGAAACAGAATCATACCCTTTTTTTGAAAACAGATCTAAAGACACATCAAATATCTTTTCTTTAGTGTTCATATTACCTACCTACCGTTCGGTAGTTATATATTATGAAGTGATTACTTATAAAGTTAATGATTTAAAAAAAGCTTTAAGAAAAGATGAAAAAAGTTAAAGAATTATAAAAAATAGTTAAATAATTATAGAAAATAGTTAAATAATTATAGAAAATAGTTAAAGAATTTTAAAAAATAAAAAGATAAAAGAGAATTAATCCTCTTTTTCAATTACAACAGCAGTACCATATGCTAAAACTTCTTGCATGTTTTGGGAAATGCTGTCTGAATCCATCCTCATGGTGATGATTGCATTTGCACCTAATTCCTTAGCGTGTTGAATGCAACGATTAATTGATTCATCTCTGGACTCTTCCATCATTGAAACGTATTGCTTGATTTCTCCACCTAACAATCCTTTTAATCCTGCACCAATGTCTCCACCAATACCACGTGCACGTACGGTCAAGCCGTATACGAATCCTTTTTCTTCTACAATTTTGTATCCAGGAATATGATCTGAACTTGCAATTGGAAATTCTTCAATACTTACCATTTTTAACCTCACATTTTTTTCTAGAATTAACCTAAGTTAACTATAATAATATAGAGTCATTAAATATATAAATCTTATTAAATGAAATTTGAATGCTGAGATTTGAAGTAAATTAAAATGAATGAAAAAACACATGAATAATTGGAAAAAATACAAATGAAAATGAACCTAGTTTACAAATGTTTTAAATATTATGTAAACAATACATAATATATTATAAGGTACTTCGTATGAATTCCCATAAAATAAATTATCCAAAAACTAGATTTACTATATATACGAAGTACCTTTATAATTATCATTAATTTTAATCTCAATCAATATATTAAAATTACATAATTTATTTCAAATAAAAAACGGTGAAATAATGAAGGCATTAGTCGCAGATGCAATAAATGAAAAAGGTATTGAAAACTTAAAAGAAGTTTGTGAAGTTGTAGTGGATACTAG
This genomic window from Methanobrevibacter ruminantium contains:
- a CDS encoding TetR/AcrR family transcriptional regulator, giving the protein MNTKEKIFDVSLDLFSKKGYDSVSLREIADEVGIRKSSIYSHYSSKEAILMDIFNYLRNLFEYDELLNNGDLNLTADNEILIKNPELFYHRGSEAIKVMFSEERNLKIWKLIFIQMNHNDKIRLFFQNEILVKPLIFWKGFFSILKENGIIREDCNPELLAKEYYSFPIYLLLEICAKYDDIPESTLENFFEEAEEHANFLLDCVKVK
- a CDS encoding nuclease, which gives rise to MSNESQNKVYNLLISKGIDSYNEYEFYKERINSQKEFKWDEYNTQDDELNDELFEKIDIIVLLYGLYHQNKEICDELIDKSQEYDIPLLFVRSFGVEYVVEEIVEKADAVVGWNPHCIIDAIQTLVKGEEEWIKPCDIEEES
- a CDS encoding heavy metal-binding domain-containing protein; this translates as MVSIEEFPIASSDHIPGYKIVEEKGFVYGLTVRARGIGGDIGAGLKGLLGGEIKQYVSMMEESRDESINRCIQHAKELGANAIITMRMDSDSISQNMQEVLAYGTAVVIEKED
- a CDS encoding radical SAM protein — translated: MVEDNFNLEEYLAEGAEIIVKDAIKATFRNPKESLFLAKFAKHTRKATAIRDSYSKDGKHIPIFLIASITSSCNLHCTGCYSRANDACNDDEPLNQLSGDEWEDIFAQAKDLGISFIVLAGGEPMIREDVIIKASNFPEILFPIFTNGTLLNNDYLRLFDGNRNLVPIFSIEGDEEITDLRRGEGVYNQLLNSMELMRKNNLIFGSSLTFTKGNLSNLLSRDYINQLRDFGCKVIFFIEYVPVNEETIELAPGDDERDLLLDELELLRKEYDDMLFLSFPGDEKTSGGCLAAGRGFFHINSHGGAEPCPASPYSDINVRDSSLLEALDSKLFKSLRDGGILLDDHEGGCVLFEHKDEVERILNE
- the fdhD gene encoding formate dehydrogenase accessory sulfurtransferase FdhD codes for the protein MEFIKKIPAIRWENGKYEHVEEETVEDENIYFYIDFLQPRKFSTYPADLDDFAVGYCLGDGLVKSVDEIESIEVDDKKVIIKTVHMHTPEMDLESDDLVQEKEGGAKHACACRLLEYQGVMSDSAGGWRTELKSIEPIESDLVVNATEIIENMKRLTAKAEIWQETGSVHVAQLVYGDQFITREDVSRHVAVDKVIGAAAKAGFDLSKCYVCYSGRMPADMLIKVVRVGIPILVSNAAPAGSGYDIAEKGNITMVGFVRGDRFNLYTATERINLDK